In Nitrospinota bacterium, the genomic window TACCCTCCATTATTCCCATACGGACCGCTCTCCTTTATCGTGTCACACAATCCCGGCGGCGCGCTTGAATCCGTCCAGCCCGTCGCGGGTGATCAGTTTATGATACACAAGGTAATCTTCAAGCCTGTAAATTTTCTGCTCGGCCAGCGCCTGGCTTAACAGCGCGGCGTCTATTCTCCGCTTGGCCACGAGCCAGTCCCCCAGCCGAAGCGCGTTCACCCGTTTGGAAAACAGCTTGGTGAAGCTCTCCTTGGTCATGATTCCCAGCTTTTCCATGAGGGAGACCACATTGACCTTCGCATCCGGATGGGAAGCTATTTTTGCGTGGTTTTCATCGCTCAAATAGCCGTCATTGGCCAGTTTTTCACAGAAGCTGAGGTATAGCTGGTTGTTTTCCATGAAAAACTCCTCGACATCCTCCCGGCGTATATATCCGCGCTCCACCAGGATGTCCCCCAGATAACGCCTGCCCTCGCTGTCGAGCTTGTTGCGGAAGCCCAGAAAAGCGATGAAGTTTTCCTTTGAGACCATCCCGCCGTTTATAAGCGCCCTTGCAAGCCTCGCTTCATTAGGATCAAGACGTTCAAGGCCAGGTTCTATTTCCGTGCCGGGCATCATTTTCCCACAAGCGGTTTTAAAGCGAATAAAGCGTAATTCTATGCTTAATGCCGGGTGAACTCAAGGACAAAGGGCCGCCGCCCCCGCGCCTTCATCCCCAATAAAAGGCGGCCGAGAGCAACAAAGTGAAAGCCGAGCTTAAACGCATTTCCGAATAGCCCACCTGCATAGGCCCAGGCGGGGGCGAGGTGTTTTTCATATCGAGCCGGAATTTCGCCGACGCCAGCAAAAACGGCGGAAAAGCGGTCCATGGCGCAACGCCCAGGGACGCGGCCACGATGACGGCGGCGATCCCAAGGCATGCCATGTGTATCATCAGCTCTTTTTTGAACCACGCGGTCTTTTCCGCGGCCGAGCCAAAGGACGCTCCGGAACGTATCCCCAGAAGAGTTTTCCTGGCCGTCATCACCCTGTCGAAAAACCAGATAAGGCAAAGCAGGTACACGATGACGGAGGCTGGAGTTATCTGTCCGGTCTGGGTGTAGCTTGCGGCGGGGGCCGTGAGCGTGAGCCCGGCCACGCCGGTCAATTCCACCCAAAGCTCCCGCTGAATCCTCGATGCCCCCGCCCACATCTTAAGTCCGCCAAGCGCCGCCCCCGCCGCCGCAAAAATAAAAAGCCCCCAGCGGCCGTACAATATCAAAAGGGGTGAGAAGAATATAACGGCGCAGATCGAATATATGACAAGCCACGCAAGTCCGCGGTCCCTGGCCTGGGCCGATAAAGGCGCAAAGACCATTTTAAACGGTTCCACAATCATCATCCCGGACACAACGGCGGCCGATAGCAACAACGCCGCCATGAGTTTGAACCCGTCATCGGCGTGAACACTCAGCGATCCGGCAAGCAATGGAGCCAGAATCAGGACCCAAATACCATGTTCTTTGGGCAAAACAGGTTTTCCCGGCGCAAACATTTTAGTTATCTACCCACTCCATTTCATAAAATACCAAGGCCATGGCAAGACATTGGACAACAATGCCATGCAACAACTTTATACGCCAAAAGCTATCGTACGCCATACGACTTTTATCATGAAATATTCAATCCATGAAACATGTTGAGACACGCTGTATTTTTTTATTATTGTTTCTTATTGGAGCAAGGTGTATCATTCCGGGGTAAAGTGGTGTCCCTCCGTCATAAATTATATCGTTTATTGGTGGAAATAAATGCTTGAGCAGACAAGTCTTGCCAAAGAGAAGCGGCGGATTCTTATCCAAAGGATAAAGGATATCCCCACACTTCCATCTTCCATCCACAAGATCATACAGTTGGCGGACGATTCATCGTCGACCCCCACTGCGCTGGCGGAGGCCATTTCGAAGGATCCATCCATAAGCTCGTTGATTCTAAGGCTTGTCAATTCCGCATTTTATGGCCATTACAGGCAGATATCGTCCATTTCCCGCGCCGTGGTGATATTGGGTTATAAGACTGTGAAAACGATGGCGTTGGGTGTTTCCATATTTCAGGGAACCTCTGCCCGGGGCCGACAGGTGTTCAATCGCAAGGATTTTTGGACTCACTCGCTTGGAGTGGCCACTTTCACAAAAAAACTGGCCGTCAGGTTCGGCGGAGTGGCCGGGGTGGACGGGGAGACTCTTTTTCTTTCCGGCCTCCTTCATGACATAGGGAAAGTTGCGTTTGACAATTATTTCAACGAAGAATTCGCGGAAGCGGCCGCCGAGGCGCAGAAAAACGGCGAATGGATCGGCATACCCGAACTTAAATATCTTGGCATGGACCATTCCGAAGCCGGGTATTACCTGGCCAGGACCTGGAATTTTCCGCCACAGGTGATCTCCGGGGTCAGGTTTCACCACAGCGTCGCGGAGTGTCCTAAGGAGGACGGGATGGACAAGGCGGCGGCGGTGGTGAGCATCGCCGATTATGTATGCAGAAAGTTGAAAATCGGCTCCGGCGGTGACAATGTGGAAGCCCCTCTGTTCATAGAGGCGCTCAATCTTTGCGGAATAACTCCGGGGGATGTGGAAGCGCTGGCGGTGGACGCCGGCCTTTTGGCGGACAAGGAAATGATCGAATCGTTCGTGAGCGCAAAATGACAGGCGAGATGGAAGAGCTGAAAACTCAAATAGACGACCTTGCAAAGGAGCGCGACATTTACGCCAAGGCGCTGGCGGAGTCCAACGCCGCGTTCCGCGAGAAGGTGAACGAGTTTTCGATCATCCGCCGCATCGGGGACGCCATGCGGTGGAATTTCGACAAAAAGCAGGTGTGCCAGTCCATCGTGGACGTGATAATCGAGGAGACTTCCGCCGAGAATTGCTCATTGTGGCTTGTGGACACTGCGCGCTCCTGCATAAAGCTGGCGGCGGCGCGCGGCCAGAGGGACATGAAGGCCCGGTTTTTCCCGCCGGAGGACCCGAACACGAACCAGATAGCCCTTGGCGAGGGGGTATCCGGATGGGTGGCCAAGAACGGCAAGCCGATGTTGATAAAGGACGTGGCCGAGAGCAACCAGTTCATCGAAATGGGGGCGAAGGCGCCGTCCATAAAATCTCTTTTGTGCATACCCATCACCGGCGGGGACGAGACCGTGGGGGTAATCAACCTTTCCCACCCGGACATTGGCATGTTCTCAAAAGAGAACGAGCGGGTTCTGGCGCTTATCACCAACCACGCGGCGATAGCGTTTGCCAACCTGTTCCTTTTCGAAAAGATTCAATCCTTCAATGAAGAGCTGGAACGGACCGTGGAGGAGCGCACGCGCTCGCTGAGCTTTTCCGAGAGCAAATACCGCACGTTCATGGAAAACGCCGGGGACGCCATCCTTGTGGTGGACAAAGCCGGCGGCAAGATTATCGAGGTGAACAGCCGCGCTTGCGAGTACACGGGCATGTCCAGGGAGGAAATGACCGGCCGGGACATAAATTCGATCCTGGGGGGCGGCCACAGGAACATGTACGACAACATCGTCACCGCGGGATTCGGCCGGATGGAAGGGGTGCCGATGATCACCAGCGGCGGCTACGAGGTGTTTTCGGACATCACGGTGAACGTGATGTCCACCCAAGGGGGGGAATTCGTGCATCTTGTGATCCGCGACATAACCCACAAGCTCAAGCTGGAGGCCAAGCTCAAGGAGTACAACGAGAGCCTGGAGGAGATGGTGCGAAGGCGCACCGAGGAGCTGGAAAAGGCGCAGCAGGAACTGTTGCACGCAAGCAAGATGGCGGCTATAGGCGAGCTTGCCTCCGGCGTGGCGCACGAGATAAACAATCCGTTGGCGGTGATAAGCGGATACGCCGAGGACTTGAGGGACAGGATAAAGTCCAAGGGGCTGGAAATTGTGGGGCACGACGGGATCATGTCCGTGATGGCGATGATCACCACGCAGGCGGAGCGGTGCCTGGAAATAACGCGTTCCCTTCTGAACTTCTCCCGCCGCCAGGAGCTTTATCTGAGCGCCGTGGACCTGAACTACGCCATCCGGGTGACGCAGGGGATGGCCATGCACCGCGCGTCCGATAAAAGGATAGAGATGGACAATTTCATGGACCCCCACCTGCCCCAGGTGGTGACGGACCTGAACATGCTCGAACAGATACTGCTCAACATATTCAACAACGCCGTGGACGCCATAGACGGCGACGGGAAGATATTCACCCGCGTGACCGCGCGGGACGGTTCTGTGCTCATCGAGGTGGAAGACACCGGCCAAGGGATAAAGAATGACAACCTTCCAAAGATATTCGACCCGTTCTTCACCACCAAGCCGGTGGGGAAAGGGACGGGCCTCGGCCTTTCCATAAGCCATCACCTGGCGGAAAGCCTTAAGGGAAAGATAACAGTGGAGAGCGAACCGGGGAGGGGGGCGCGATTCACGCTCACAATACCTGTTGGAATCGAAAACAAGCCAACGCAATGACAAAGGGGTAATCATCAGACATGGACAACCAGAAAATACGCCTGCTAGTGGTGGACGACGAAGACGCATTCCGGGATCTTCTGGTGCGCCGGTTCGACCATTCGGAATTTGAAGTGGCCGGCTGCCCGTCGGGCGAGGCGGCGTTGACCCTCGCCAAGACCAGGCGGTTTGACGTGGGTGTGCTGGACATCAGGATGCCCGGTATTTCCGGCATAGAGCTTCTGCGCGAGATCAAGACCCTTCAGCCGGAGTTCGAGGCGATCATACTTACAGGTCAGGCCACCATTGACTCGGCCATCGAGGCGATGAAACTTGGCGCGTATGATTACCTGGCCAAGCCTTGCAAGCTTCTGGAGCTGGAGATGATCCTGCGCAAGGCATACGAGAAAAAAATGCTGTCGGAGCAGAACATACGGCTCCGGGCGGAAGTGAAACGCCGGATGGCCGAAAGGCAGCTTGTGGGATCGTCCAAGGTGATGGCCAACTTGCGCGGCCAGATAGCAAAGCTGGCGCCCCTGTCCGACCCTATCCTCATCGTCGGCGAGGTGGGATCGGGCAAGGAGATCACGGCGATGACCATCCACAGCCAATCGCCAAGAAAGGACTCCCCTTTCGTCACGCTAAACTGCGGCGTCATCCCCGAAGGGATGCTGGAGGTGGAGCTTTTCGGTCATGAACCGGACGCGTTCATCGGCTCTTCTCGCGTTCGCAAAAGGGGACTTATAGAAATGGCGGAAGGCGGGGCGCTGTTCCTGGACGAGGTGGAGCAGCTATCCCCGGCGATGCAGGTGAAGATACTTCATTTTCTGGACACGGGCGAATTCCGCAGGCTGGGAGGGTTTGACGATATCCCGTCGGACACCAGGCTTTTCCTTGCCACCAGCGACAACCTGATGTCCCAGTCAAAGCGTTCCAAGCTTCGCGAGGACCTTTATTACAAGATATCCACTTTCAGCATCAACGTGCCGCCGCTGCGGGAGCGCAAGGACGACATCCCGGAGTTGGCCGATTACATCATGTCCACCACCAGGATCGGCGCCGGGCCGGCCAAGAAGCTGTCCAAAAAAGCGCTTGAATCGCTGATGGACTACAACTGGCCGGGGAACGTTCGCGAACTTGCCAATGTGCTGGAGCGGGCGATGAGCCTGACGCAGAAAAACGTGATCCAGATGAAAGACCTGCCGTTGAGCTTCGAGAAAAAATCGAAGACGAACAAGAACCGGCATCTTCTGAGCCTGCCGGAAATCGAGCGGGAGCATATTCTTTTTGTCCTGGACGCAGTGAACGGGAACATTTCAAAGGCGTCGAAGATTCTGGGAATCAGTCGGCCCAAACTTTACCGGAAAATGGAGAAGTACCGCTCCAGCCCAAATGTATGAAAATACAGATGGAACGAGATATGACTCAAAAAGGGATGTGATTGTAACGTCATAAAGCAAAGTTGGCCTGCGCCAGGCTTAAAGCGCATCCCTTGCCATTGAGCCATTCGCTTTTCTGTCTGGGCATATAACCAGTAAAAAACACGCAATTTAGTGCGTGTTCAGCTTCTTGGTCCACATTTGAAGGGTCGTTGACACAATATGGCAAAGTTGATAATCTTTATGGACTTTCGCATAAGTAGCAACACCGCGAAAGATTGCGGTATAAACCGCAATATTAATATTTAAGTCTGGTCATTGGGGAGCTTGCAGCCTATGGAATTTACTATCGGCAGGGACGAGTTCTATAAAAGCCTTCAAAGAGCGCAAGGGTTCGTGTCCCCCAAGGGGCCAATGCCGATACTCGCCAACGTTTTTCTCGAAGCTTCGGATTCCGCGATCACGCTTTTCGCGTCGAACCTGGACATCGGCCTGAAAGGTTCGTACGACGCGAAAGTTTCCAAGCCCGGAAAAGTGACTGTGCAGGCCAAGAAGCTCCATGACATAGTGCGGACGCTTCCCCCGGAGGAAATCCTGGTGAAGGTGGACGAGGACGAAAGGCTCCGGGTGATATGCGGCAAGTCCAAGTTCAACCTGGCCACGATAGATCCTGACCAGTTTCCGTCGTTCCCCGAATATGACGAAAAGACGCTCATCGGGCTGGACTCTGAAATGGTGCGTGAAATGATAAGCAAGACCAGCTACGCCATTTCCCATGACGAGACGAGGCTGACCCTGAACGGAGCGTTTCTGGAGGTGGCCCCTTCGAGGGCGAGGATGGTGGCCACGGACGGGCACAGGCTTGCGTTTGTGGAGCGGGACGGCGCCTTCAAGGTGTCCGAGCCGGTGAAGGTGATAATCGCGCGCAAGGCGGTGGGTGAGCTTCAAAAGCTGGTGAGCGAGGATGACGAGCCGTTGCAATTCGTGCAGCGCGAGAACCACGTGATATTTAAAAAAGGCCGGCAGACGATGGTGGTGCGCCTTATCGAGGGGGCCTTCCCGAATTACGAGCAGGTGATACCCAAAGGGAGCGCCCGGCAGGCGACGATAACCACCGCATCCTTCACGGACTGCCTGAAGCGCGTTGCGACCATGGCGGACGAAAAGTCGCACATGATCCGGATGGGATTTGGCGAAGGGAAGGTGGAGATGTCCTCCGAAGGCGGGGAGCTTGGCGAGGCCAGGGACGAGGTGGAAGCGGAATTTGCCGGAGAATCAGTGGAAATCGGGCTTAATGCGGAGTATATAATAGAAATGCTAGGCGCCATGGGGGCCGACAAAGTTGCCTTGAAGATGCAGGACGCTTTAAGCCCGCTTATGGCCGTGGTTCCGGAAGACAGTGGTCTTATTTCCATTGTTATGCCCATGAGGCTTTGATAAATGGCCAATAGCGCGTCCCAAGCCAGGTCTGAATATCTGCAGGAAATCCGGCGCTGGGCCATGACCATGCTGGAAATCCTCAGGCCGTTGCCGGCCAGCGCGGAGAAACAGGGGCTGATCCTGCAGGTGGACAAGCTAAAGGACATGTACAACCTGACGGACCGCGACCTTCCGGCGTACGCGGGAGCCGTGGCGGTGCTCACCCAGAAGGCAACGAACCTTGTGCAGGGGGAAAAACTCCCGATAACATATTCAAAGGAAAAAATAGCCAGCCTGGTGAATTCCGGACTGTTGCGAAGGCTCCTTCTGGAAAACCCGATTCTGCTGGCGCAGGTCAAAGAGTTCATGGACGTAAGTTCCAAGGCCAATCCCGGTTCGTCCACTCTGGACATGCTCTCCAAATCCGGCCACTGAAATAATTCCCGCGGCGATGTCCAAATCGGCCTCTCCCCTGATCGGAATCACAGTGGACACCAATTACGGCTCCGAAGACCGGGAGATCCAGTCCGGCCTGAATCCCCGGGGGCAGTCCGTTTTCTGGCTGAAAAAAAGCTATACCGACGCCGTTGAGAAATCCGGAGGAGTTCCGGTGCTCATACCGGTGGTGGCCACGCCCGCGATAATGGACAGATATCTGGAGATAATAGACGGGCTGATAATTTCCGGCGGCGAGTTCGACATTGATCCGAAGCTGTACGGGGAGCGGAAAATTCCGCTGTGCGGCGCGTTAAAGCCGGACCGGACGTTGATGGAGATGCGGCTTTTGAAAAAGGGACTGAAGATGAAGATGCCGGTGCTTGGCGTCTGCGGCGGCCACCAGGTGATAAATGTGGCGTTCGGCGGTTCGCTTTATCAGGATATCCCCTCGCAGGCCGGCGGCCCGGTGAAACATGAGCAAAAACCGGTTCCGTCCACACAGGCCAGCCACGATGTGGAAATTGCGGAGGGGACTCTTCTTGCCGCCGTCATCGGGGCCAGAAAGATCAAGGTGAATTCAACCCATCATCAGGGGATCAAGAAGCTTGGGCGTGGCCTTTGCGCCAGCGGCAAGGCGATTGATGGGCTTGTGGAAGCCGTTGAACGCAAAGGGGATAAAGGACCTTTCCTTTTGGGGACGCAATGGCATCCGGAGCAGCTTTATAACAAGGACCAGGCGAGCAGGAAAATCTTCAAAAAGTTCATGGAAGCCTGCGTGGTTTTCAATTCATTGAAAACCAAGATAAAAAGATAGCGGATTAATTCGAAAAATCCGTATTTTTCAGGACAATTGTCTATACAATCCCGCCGTAAAGGGGCTATATTAGACTTATCCCCATTCCCCGCTGGAAGTGTAAACTTCGATAGCGAGGGCCGAAAATGCCTCACGCAACATGTTATAAGCTGTTGGGCGGAGGTCTGCGCCGGAGAGTCCAGGCGCCACTTAAAGGCAAATCCGGGCTGACCCTTATAGAGATACTCATCTCCATTGTGATACTTGCGGTGGGCATTCTTGGTGTCACCGCCATGCAGACGGCATCCATGGGGGGCGAGCTTTTAAGCCGCAACCTGGACTCCTGCGTGAACACCGTCTCCGACGCTTTGGACCGGATCCAGGTCAACGCCGAAAATATCAGCGAATATAAAACCGGCGGAGCCCTGGTCATCGATCCGCAAAATCCCTCACCGCCAAGCGGGACCACCGCGCTCAACGATTATAACGCCATCATGGCCAAGATGGCCGACGTCACAAGCGGCGGCATGCAGATGCAAAAAGCCAAACTTACCATCACCTTCCAGAGCGACTTTCCATTGGCCGGGGTGGACAGCGTGACGGCCTCCATGACATGGGACAGGAAAGGAAAGACTGAAACATGCCAGGTGACAAATTTGGTGTACAAGCCATGAACACACAGAAAATGACTCGCGGATCACGGCCATCCGGGCGCGGAGGATTCACGTTGATCGAACTTTTGATCGCCTCGGCGATAGGGGCGATAGTGCTTGCGGGGGCGGTGCAGATGTTCCGCAGCAACAGGATAGCGTATGACATCGTGATTGAAATGAAGACCATGGAGGAGAACGGCCGCGTGGCGCTGGACATGATCTCCCGCGATTTCCGTTCCGCCAGTTCGCTTTGGCCGCTGGACAACCAGGACGGTGCGTATGCAACCTCCCAGGCTTCCCTTGGGGTCAAACCGGGGACGGATATTGTGGAGATATTCGCTTCGCTGCTTTCGCAGCCGATAAAAGTCCCGTCGGGAAATTTCAACGACGCGGCGGCCAACTTGCAAGTTTCATCCGCCGGGCTTGTGGGGCTGCCAAATTACAGCACGGGTCTTCCCAGTAGCCAGGTTAGCGGCGTATTGGAGCCTTATAACGTGCTTATATACGATTGCTCGGCCCCTTCAAATAGATGCTCACAGGACATCACAAGCGGCCAGTTCAACGGCCAGTCGGACATAAGGATAAATTACAACCGGGGCAACTCCTGCGGAGACGCCACACTTTACGGCAAGGCGCCGGATGTTGAGCCAGCCACCATGTTCGCCAGCGTTTTCTCCGATGGCCAGGCATGGGCGGCCGCTGGCGGTGGCGGCGGTGGTGGCGGCGGCGGTGGCGGCGGCGGTGGCGGCGGCGGTGGTGGTGGTGGCGGCGGCGGCGGCGGTTCGGCAACGACAGATTGCTCCGGCCGCAACACTCCTCATGAATGCGGGTGCGTGATCACGCCGCTTAGCGCTGGTTGCACAAACGCTCCGGCGTCGTCGAACACCACACAGATATGCGTTAACATCGGGTGGGACGTTTACTATTACATAGACAATTCGGACGCAAACAATCCCCGGCTGGTGCGCTATGTGGTGGACCGCAACGCGGCCAGTTCAAACAAAAAGGAAGTGATCGCCAACTATGTGGAAGATTTCCAGGTGGTATTTGGCGAGGACACGGACGGCGACGGCATAATAGCGGCGGGCGAATGGGGAAACAGCGCTACGGATCCTTCTAAAGTGCGCATGGTCAGGGTCAGCGTGATGCTTGTCTCGCCCAAAGCGGGGCAGAAAACGGTGACCCTTCCCGCGCTTGAAAACAGCGCCATTGTGCAACCGACCGTTTCGACTTCGCCGTACTATCCAAATGGCGCTTATCATCACCGGAGGGTCTTAAGCAGGACCATCCGGCTCCGGAACGTGGGAGGCTAGACCATGAGAAAGATCAATTCAATGACAATAGCCGGCCGCGGCCTTGGAGACAGAAGCGGAGCCATACTTGTGGCGGTGCTGCTTTTGCTTCTCATGGTGACCATATTGGGCGTGTTCTCCGCGACGCGTTCATCCATGGAGCAGAGGATTTCCGCCAACGCCAAAAGCAACACGACCGCCTTTTTTGCGGCGGAGGGGGGGCTTAACCACGCCTTTATCGTGGCCAAGTCCATGCTCGACAGCAGCATAAACACCGATGTGACGAACATAACCAGGAGGATGAGCGGAGATCCGGCTGTCTGGAGCTTTTTGCTCAATCCCACCGGCGGCGGCGCGGCGGCCACCAACTATTATTGCGAAGGGTGCGACGGCACAACCGAGAAAATGGTGAACGGCGCGTGGATCGGCGGCGGAGTGACGGTGGTAAACCGCACGTTCACCGACGGCAAGCTGGACATCACCTACACGGTGACGGCCTGGAACAACGATGAGACCGGCACGGTCCTTTCCCCGTGCCCTAATCCGACACCGCCGGGATATTCGCTGTCCGGAGGTGATTGCTCCTGGACCGCCGCCGCGAGCATGAGCACAAGCGACGCGGACGGGATAATAATAATCCGCTCGGTGGCCCAGGCCAAAGTCACCGGCACGGCGACAGTAGTGGCCGAAGCTGTGCAGCAGGCCTCCATTTCGTCCGCCGCCTCCAAGTCCGGCGGGCCGGAGGGGCTTGGAACATCGTTTGCCAACGTCGGCAAGACTTCGACGGCGACCGACACCAACGAAATAGCGGCGGGAGACCTCGCGGCGCCGCACAGTTTGTAAGGCCATATGAAACGGCTTGAATTATTCAGGAGAAACGGCGATGAGCAGGCGTGAAGGCGTAATGGGCGGCTGGCGGACTTTTGGGTCTGCGCTGGTGTTCATGGCGGCGTTGGCGGCGATGGGGCCTTCCCAAAGCGCATTCGGGCAATCGCTGCCCACAGGGTGCGTGGCGGGCGGAGCCACGTCCGTTTCCACAGGGGCGTTCAACGCCACCAACTTCAACCTCACGGGAGTAGGCGTGTCCGGCACGGGGAGCCTGCAGCTTCAGACGGGAAGCGCGCGCCTGGACCCGAACAACATCATCATCCCCTTCGAGCAGGACGTTTCATCGTATTTCATATATGAGGCGGCCGGGCATATATCCTCCTTCGGATGGGTGATAAAAAGCCTGGCGGAGACGCAGCTTGTCTCCTATTGCTCCACGCACGCCTGCACCAACGCCTATGTATCGCCTTTGACCACGTCCATTGATTTCCGCGACCTGCTCAACGCGCACAACGCCTATAAGGCCTCGACGGGGCAAAACCTTATCAACTACATGTTCCCGTACATCAAGGATGACACCTCCAGCAACGGCATTTTCGACGCCTTGTATAATCCTGATACGCCGGTGATCGCCACATCCAATATTTCTTTTACAAGCACCCTTGGAAGCCAGGCCTCCACAGAGGCGCAATATAAATACGACTCCGCCACGCAGAAGGGGGGATTCGACGTCAATAACGACGGCTCGCTGACCCCTTATGACACCAAAAAATACATGGGGCATTTCGCCGGCGGCACGGAGATCGTCTATTTTCTGAACGACAACCGGTGGTGGGGAAGCACCTGGTATTCGAAATACCAGTGGAACCAGTATAACCCCACCGCGTCGCCGTACACCAAACAGGCGGAAAAATTCTCCCCTTCGGCCACCGGTGGCAACAACTGTGCCTGCAACAGCGGTTGCGGCGTGGGCACCACTTATTACAAAGGGACTTTCCTGCCCACGTCCACATCCGCCACCGATCAGATGACCCTGGCGTTCCGGCTGGACAAAAGCCCTCCGGAGAACAGCGCTTGCACAAACGTGCAGTGGGGCAGCGCCACCACCGCCACCCCCTGGTGGAAACAAGGCCTGATACCGGACAGCGCGGCCACAAGGCTTTCCACATACTGGGGCATCACATTCACGGGGGAGACGCCGCCGATAACATATGTGAAAGACCAGAACTTCAACCACTTTGTGGTCGTGGCGCCGCCGACCCAGGCGTTCCGCTGGATCATGGGGGTGGAGGACTGGCACGGGACGGAAACAAGCAACGACTATGACTTCAACGACGTGGTGTTCCTTATGGAACGCAAGACAGGCGGCATGGCCCAGCTTACTTCCGCCCAGGCTTTAAGCCCGGCGGACGCTTCGGCGTACATCACGTCGGTCACTTTCGGCGTGCATGACAAGATGCCAACATGCAGCGGCAAGGCCTCATCCATCCGCTATTACATCTCGATAGACAACGGCGGGGCATGGGTGGAAGCGAAGGACTGGGACATCATAAGGACCCCGGGCAAGAGCGGAACATCCGTGACGGGATGGGTTTTCGGCACGCCTGAGGAGACGTTCCGCCAGTCAACCATCAATTTCTCCGAGCTTGGCATGACCGGCAGGCAGCTTATATGGAAGGCCGAATTCGTGTCGCAGGACGACGCGTGCCAGCCGGAGGTGATAGACATGGAGATGTCCTACAACGCGGCGAAGAACCAGACCTTCTCCCGCTCGGCGGCCACGCCTCTTGGCAACGTCATGTACACCGCCAGTTTCGAGACTCCGGCGGCCACATGGACGGACAAGGATTTAAGGGGGCATTTAATATCCGAACGCATCTATG contains:
- a CDS encoding PilW family protein, with amino-acid sequence MNTQKMTRGSRPSGRGGFTLIELLIASAIGAIVLAGAVQMFRSNRIAYDIVIEMKTMEENGRVALDMISRDFRSASSLWPLDNQDGAYATSQASLGVKPGTDIVEIFASLLSQPIKVPSGNFNDAAANLQVSSAGLVGLPNYSTGLPSSQVSGVLEPYNVLIYDCSAPSNRCSQDITSGQFNGQSDIRINYNRGNSCGDATLYGKAPDVEPATMFASVFSDGQAWAAAGGGGGGGGGGGGGGGGGGGGGGGGGGGSATTDCSGRNTPHECGCVITPLSAGCTNAPASSNTTQICVNIGWDVYYYIDNSDANNPRLVRYVVDRNAASSNKKEVIANYVEDFQVVFGEDTDGDGIIAAGEWGNSATDPSKVRMVRVSVMLVSPKAGQKTVTLPALENSAIVQPTVSTSPYYPNGAYHHRRVLSRTIRLRNVGG